From the Cryomorphaceae bacterium genome, the window GGGGTCGTACCTTTTTGTGGTTTGATTGTCTTTATACATTCGACCCTTTCAGGGTCTTATTCTATCCATTCGAAAAGGTATTCATCCTGATGTTCAATCTGGTATTTGGCCAAAAAGTCTTTGTATTCCTCTTTGAACGTTCTTTTTCGATGATGCTCTTTTTGATTCTGAATGTATCTAATCACATTGTCCAGGGCCGAGTGGGAATAAGAAAATGC encodes:
- a CDS encoding transposase; amino-acid sequence: AFSYSHSALDNVIRYIQNQKEHHRKRTFKEEYKDFLAKYQIEHQDEYLFEWIE